The following are encoded in a window of Brevibacillus sp. DP1.3A genomic DNA:
- a CDS encoding phosphotransferase — MTNSNPWDADWEVSEPLARELIFRQFPQLSTMPIKLIGCGWDNMAFRVGDEYVFRFPRRNVAVELIKKEGVLLPMLAAFLTIPYPKPVFYGEPNDDYPFAFLGYTYVSGTFPKGLTDEQRASSAVALATFLKSLHTFPPQLARENGIEHDHRNLLDIAQRKEKMQTFLSTLAVHISEEDRDAIANYLGQIVIDRISPREVLLHGDLHVKNMLINEVGHISGIIDWGDLNVGHPGADLNVAYSFLPPQARQSFFHAYGEVDEETKILARIMAVYIPMLLWMQALDHNDKEVAEEARMTIRRALADE, encoded by the coding sequence ATGACCAACTCGAATCCATGGGATGCTGACTGGGAAGTATCTGAACCATTGGCACGCGAACTCATCTTCCGTCAGTTTCCGCAGCTATCTACTATGCCCATCAAGCTGATCGGCTGTGGTTGGGATAACATGGCCTTTCGAGTAGGGGACGAATATGTTTTCCGTTTTCCCAGGAGGAATGTCGCTGTTGAATTGATCAAAAAGGAAGGGGTGCTGCTGCCAATGCTTGCGGCATTCCTGACGATACCGTATCCGAAGCCAGTTTTTTATGGAGAACCAAACGACGACTATCCATTCGCTTTTTTGGGGTACACGTATGTTTCGGGAACGTTTCCAAAAGGCTTGACCGACGAGCAGCGTGCTTCTTCGGCAGTGGCACTTGCGACGTTTTTAAAAAGTTTGCACACGTTTCCGCCCCAGCTTGCCCGCGAGAACGGGATCGAACATGATCACAGGAACCTCCTGGATATTGCACAGAGAAAAGAAAAGATGCAGACGTTTTTGTCTACCTTGGCTGTACATATTTCTGAAGAGGATCGGGATGCGATCGCGAATTATTTAGGGCAAATCGTGATAGACCGAATAAGTCCGCGTGAAGTGCTTCTGCACGGAGACTTGCATGTTAAAAATATGCTGATAAATGAAGTAGGGCATATATCAGGCATCATTGACTGGGGAGATCTCAATGTGGGTCACCCGGGAGCGGATTTAAATGTGGCCTACAGTTTTTTACCGCCACAAGCCCGCCAGTCATTTTTTCATGCGTATGGAGAAGTGGATGAAGAGACAAAAATATTGGCCAGGATCATGGCGGTGTACATTCCGATGCTGCTCTGGATGCAAGCCCTTGATCATAATGACAAAGAAGTCGCAGAGGAAGCAAGAATGACGATAAGGCGAGCACTCGCTGACGAATAG
- a CDS encoding sigma-54-dependent Fis family transcriptional regulator encodes MLQNSSLPLFPLSLSTTRRSSALQTDPMNPALRHTSHSVPNWKSLLFAWAENSQEYLIAVSDDRVVLFANQRAQERFSLVEGLVLEADWEQERLTNWFLEELDLGEKTWYRLFFIRPRTSALSKTTSSYSFSEIHTNSPLYQAQLHTARIAAQSLSNTLLLGETGCGKEVLARAIHSSSSRKDGPFLAVNIAALPRELIASELFGYTEGAFTGAKKGGQSGKFEAANGGTLFLDEIGEMSMELQVLLLRVLEERKVTRLGSHEEKSLDIRIIAATNRSIEEEVRNGQFRADLYYRLNVLQIRIPPLRERKEDIATLADEFLQQLHTQYACGPTGICESALAILQQHSWPGNIRELRNIVERAFLHAYADSWLTSHHLPSEWQQQYGLQEASGEPLPLLRELERQTIQQAITQAPSISAAAKKLGIARSTLYRKMEELGIG; translated from the coding sequence TTGCTACAAAATAGCTCTTTGCCACTTTTCCCGCTATCCCTTTCCACTACGCGACGTTCTTCTGCACTCCAAACTGATCCTATGAATCCAGCTCTCAGGCATACCTCTCATTCTGTTCCCAATTGGAAGAGTCTTCTTTTCGCATGGGCCGAAAATAGCCAAGAATACCTCATCGCCGTAAGCGACGATCGTGTCGTACTTTTTGCTAACCAGCGGGCACAAGAACGATTTTCGTTAGTTGAAGGCCTCGTGCTCGAGGCGGATTGGGAACAAGAACGCTTAACCAATTGGTTCTTGGAGGAACTCGATCTGGGGGAAAAGACGTGGTATCGCCTCTTTTTTATTCGCCCACGCACGTCAGCCTTGTCAAAGACAACTAGCAGTTACTCGTTTTCAGAGATTCATACAAATAGTCCCCTCTATCAAGCCCAACTACATACAGCGCGTATCGCTGCACAATCTCTATCAAATACGTTATTGCTCGGAGAAACAGGCTGTGGCAAAGAAGTTCTGGCACGTGCCATCCACTCCTCCAGTTCACGAAAAGACGGCCCTTTTCTTGCGGTCAATATCGCAGCACTTCCGCGTGAACTGATCGCCAGTGAGCTATTTGGATATACAGAAGGAGCTTTTACTGGAGCAAAAAAAGGAGGACAATCAGGGAAATTTGAAGCAGCAAATGGAGGAACGCTATTTCTCGATGAAATCGGGGAAATGAGCATGGAGCTTCAAGTGCTTTTGTTACGCGTCCTCGAAGAACGCAAAGTGACGAGATTGGGCTCTCACGAAGAAAAGTCATTGGACATTCGGATTATCGCTGCCACCAATCGTTCCATTGAAGAAGAAGTCCGAAATGGGCAGTTTCGTGCAGACCTTTACTACAGGCTCAATGTCCTGCAAATACGCATCCCTCCCCTGCGCGAACGCAAGGAAGATATTGCAACCTTGGCTGACGAGTTCCTCCAGCAGCTTCATACCCAATACGCTTGCGGTCCGACAGGCATCTGTGAATCTGCCCTGGCAATCTTGCAGCAGCATTCATGGCCCGGAAATATTCGTGAGCTGCGCAATATCGTGGAGCGAGCCTTTTTACATGCGTACGCCGATTCGTGGCTCACCTCTCACCATCTTCCGAGCGAATGGCAGCAACAGTACGGACTGCAAGAAGCATCCGGTGAACCTTTGCCATTATTGCGCGAATTAGAGCGACAGACGATCCAGCAAGCCATCACACAAGCTCCGTCCATCAGCGCTGCTGCCAAAAAGCTAGGAATTGCGCGAAGCACCCTGTATCGAAAAATGGAAGAGTTAGGAATCGGATAA
- the fmdA gene encoding formamidase: MPEVLFRVDLNKPMEEQDTPGHNRWHPDIPATVSVNPGAVFRMECKDWTDGQIANNDDPSDIRDVNLNRVHVLSGPVWVNGAEPGDLLVVDILDIGALPQSEWGFNGIFAKENGGSFLVDHYSQAAKSIWDFHGIYTTSRHLPGVKFAGILHPGLIGTAPSHQLLDRWNRRESDLVATNPERMPPLANLPTPHSAVLGSLKGAEFDRIAREAARTVPPREHGGNCDIKNLSKGTRIYFPVYVNGAKLSMGDLHFSQGDGEVTFCGGIEMAGWLDLHVDVIKGGMAKYNIVNNPVFKPGPVEPRYTEYLVFEGISVHETTGQQLYMDAHVAYRNACLNAIEYLKTAMGFTGEQAYMLLGTAPVEGRIAGIVDIPNACCTLSIPTSIFDRDILPK, translated from the coding sequence ATGCCAGAAGTTTTATTTCGAGTTGACTTGAACAAACCGATGGAGGAGCAGGATACACCTGGTCACAACAGATGGCACCCAGACATTCCAGCAACCGTTTCCGTGAATCCAGGAGCTGTTTTTCGCATGGAATGTAAGGACTGGACGGACGGGCAGATCGCGAACAACGATGACCCTTCCGACATTCGCGATGTCAATCTCAATCGCGTCCATGTGCTCAGTGGGCCTGTCTGGGTGAATGGAGCAGAACCAGGCGACCTCTTGGTTGTCGATATTCTCGATATCGGGGCACTCCCCCAATCGGAATGGGGCTTTAATGGGATTTTCGCCAAAGAAAACGGCGGGAGCTTTCTCGTCGATCATTATTCGCAAGCGGCCAAGTCGATCTGGGACTTCCACGGTATTTACACCACCTCTCGCCATTTGCCAGGAGTCAAATTTGCTGGCATTCTTCATCCAGGCTTGATCGGTACGGCGCCGTCCCATCAGCTACTGGATCGCTGGAACCGAAGAGAGAGCGACCTCGTAGCGACAAATCCTGAACGAATGCCGCCACTCGCGAATTTGCCGACCCCGCACAGTGCCGTGTTAGGCAGTCTAAAAGGAGCGGAGTTTGATCGGATTGCCAGAGAAGCGGCTCGAACAGTTCCCCCTCGCGAGCATGGCGGAAACTGCGATATTAAAAACTTGTCCAAAGGCACTCGCATCTACTTCCCGGTTTATGTAAATGGAGCGAAGCTGTCCATGGGCGATTTGCATTTTTCACAAGGAGACGGAGAAGTGACCTTCTGCGGCGGAATTGAAATGGCTGGTTGGCTGGATCTACACGTGGACGTCATCAAGGGCGGGATGGCGAAGTATAACATCGTGAACAACCCTGTATTCAAGCCAGGCCCAGTAGAGCCTCGCTACACGGAATACCTCGTTTTCGAAGGGATTTCGGTCCATGAGACGACAGGGCAACAGCTGTACATGGATGCACATGTCGCTTACCGAAATGCATGCCTGAATGCCATCGAGTATTTGAAAACAGCGATGGGTTTCACCGGGGAGCAGGCGTACATGCTGCTGGGAACAGCACCGGTGGAGGGAAGAATTGCGGGGATCGTCGATATTCCAAACGCGTGCTGCACCTTGTCTATCCCGACAAGCATTTTTGATCGAGATATTTTGCCGAAGTAG
- a CDS encoding FmdB family zinc ribbon protein, whose protein sequence is MPRYDYMCEECGPFVQWLKMSELTESVACPDCQQSSKRLYAAPGLIMTPQALRQRIERGVEPKILRKQSHSHEGAGCSHSHSHGSQAHRGHTHSRGGKRPWMVGH, encoded by the coding sequence ATGCCGAGATACGATTACATGTGCGAGGAATGTGGTCCATTTGTACAGTGGTTGAAGATGAGCGAGCTGACAGAGAGCGTTGCTTGCCCCGATTGCCAGCAATCGTCAAAGCGTTTGTATGCTGCACCAGGATTGATCATGACACCGCAAGCACTGCGCCAACGGATCGAGCGTGGTGTGGAACCGAAAATCCTACGGAAACAATCGCATTCCCATGAAGGGGCAGGGTGCAGCCACAGCCATAGCCACGGTAGTCAGGCACATCGGGGACATACCCACAGCCGTGGGGGCAAACGCCCTTGGATGGTAGGGCATTAA
- a CDS encoding SDR family NAD(P)-dependent oxidoreductase, translating to MLSNQKVIVTGAASGIGKAVVMQCLQEGAAVIACDLNQEAMLALEEEMDRGERLHTYCVDVSKYEEVAAFFAHIEAEHADCTSLVNNAGIYLAKNVLDYDFETIEKVLAINIKGYIYFSQMFGKLLFPAKKRGTIVNLSSVSGLEGSSDAVYGTSKAAILGLTKSCAMNFAPYIRVNAVAPTMVATPMMDTIPEWRRAEYLAHGLIDSPVLPADVADTVVFLLSEKSKHYTGATFDINNGGYLR from the coding sequence ATGCTGAGCAATCAAAAAGTAATTGTAACGGGAGCAGCTTCTGGGATCGGGAAAGCCGTAGTAATGCAATGCCTACAAGAAGGGGCCGCTGTCATCGCGTGTGACCTCAATCAGGAAGCCATGCTCGCACTGGAAGAAGAGATGGATCGAGGAGAAAGACTACATACGTATTGTGTGGATGTTAGCAAATATGAGGAGGTCGCGGCTTTTTTTGCGCATATCGAGGCAGAGCATGCGGATTGTACCAGTCTCGTCAATAACGCAGGCATTTACCTAGCGAAAAACGTACTGGACTACGACTTCGAAACGATTGAAAAAGTGCTTGCGATTAATATAAAAGGATACATTTATTTCTCACAGATGTTCGGGAAGTTGCTTTTTCCTGCCAAAAAACGTGGAACGATCGTCAACCTGTCCTCTGTATCCGGACTAGAGGGCAGCTCGGATGCGGTCTATGGAACCTCGAAGGCGGCGATTCTCGGCTTGACGAAAAGCTGCGCGATGAACTTCGCTCCCTACATCCGGGTCAATGCGGTTGCACCCACCATGGTTGCTACACCGATGATGGACACCATTCCAGAGTGGCGTCGAGCAGAATATCTCGCTCATGGCCTCATCGATAGCCCTGTATTGCCTGCGGACGTGGCGGATACCGTTGTTTTCCTGTTATCGGAGAAGTCCAAGCATTACACCGGAGCGACTTTTGACATCAACAACGGAGGATATCTGCGGTAA
- a CDS encoding AraC family transcriptional regulator, with the protein MGKTDKYHDPNVITVNDVQVLSISKEWKLVEARDRSEQIIIWVIEGRASFRLDQTGGMLNQGDFMVIAPEDMQEGLALLPITENIYVCYVALFAAHARKERDGWLINEVMLPIRGKHHIETISLIHHHIEQLHLAWRKDHFDQTTMQILFWKLWQAIMAGITLQEKKTDRQQLLQGIAEHMEQHCEETFQIEEMARYSGMTPTLFYQQFKEYTSLTPLQFINRKRMEKACQLLVAEDVMIPEVANEVGYRDVYYFSRMFKKIVGVPPYRFKKSLQKKIAVLHPAIIGDLLALGVSIQHLIPVWEKDRQKRPYSQMDAATLEFDLYRLRQMEPDLIVGTDQVAPWLEQMEAIAPTWLIPFKTTTWRDHLQQVATMLGIAEVATSWLYYYDLKAVAARERIRKKIGNETVMAVRAWDGGARIFGARRRKISDILYGDLQVRPPVGTDHFAFLDITSLEELHDFQADHILLFDERKIRTDVRKHRLKGNVHRAGVYPWLHYSALGHEQAISEALTHLAAESQECTKKESGSSIFLRPQVCDND; encoded by the coding sequence ATGGGAAAAACAGACAAATATCATGATCCGAATGTCATCACTGTAAATGATGTGCAAGTTTTGTCCATTTCAAAAGAATGGAAGCTTGTAGAAGCGAGAGATAGAAGCGAACAAATAATCATTTGGGTAATAGAGGGCAGGGCGTCGTTTCGGTTGGATCAGACAGGAGGCATGCTTAACCAGGGAGATTTCATGGTCATAGCTCCAGAGGATATGCAGGAAGGGCTCGCCCTTTTGCCCATTACGGAGAACATCTATGTTTGTTACGTGGCGCTTTTTGCTGCTCATGCCAGAAAAGAAAGGGATGGCTGGCTTATAAACGAAGTGATGCTCCCGATCCGTGGGAAGCACCATATCGAAACGATCTCCTTGATTCACCATCACATCGAACAATTGCATCTGGCATGGCGAAAAGATCACTTCGATCAGACAACCATGCAAATTCTTTTTTGGAAGCTATGGCAAGCTATTATGGCTGGAATCACGCTGCAAGAGAAAAAAACAGATCGTCAGCAACTTCTTCAAGGGATCGCTGAGCATATGGAGCAGCACTGTGAGGAGACTTTTCAGATCGAGGAGATGGCTCGCTACTCAGGAATGACGCCGACCCTTTTCTATCAGCAGTTTAAGGAGTACACCTCGCTCACTCCCTTGCAATTCATCAATCGGAAACGAATGGAGAAGGCCTGTCAGCTTCTGGTGGCGGAGGACGTAATGATTCCTGAGGTAGCTAATGAAGTGGGCTATCGGGATGTGTACTATTTCAGTCGTATGTTTAAAAAGATCGTCGGCGTTCCCCCTTATCGCTTCAAGAAATCGTTACAAAAGAAAATAGCTGTACTCCATCCCGCAATCATCGGCGATCTGCTCGCATTGGGGGTTTCGATCCAGCATCTGATCCCCGTTTGGGAAAAGGATCGGCAAAAGAGGCCGTACTCCCAAATGGACGCAGCCACGCTGGAATTTGACTTGTACCGTCTGCGCCAGATGGAGCCGGATTTGATTGTCGGTACAGATCAGGTTGCACCCTGGCTTGAACAAATGGAAGCCATTGCACCGACCTGGCTCATTCCCTTCAAAACAACGACCTGGCGGGATCATTTGCAGCAGGTAGCTACCATGCTGGGAATTGCAGAAGTAGCGACGAGTTGGCTCTATTATTATGATCTGAAAGCAGTTGCAGCCCGCGAGCGTATCCGCAAAAAAATTGGGAATGAAACGGTTATGGCAGTGAGGGCTTGGGATGGTGGAGCCCGTATATTTGGTGCGAGAAGGCGGAAAATTTCCGATATTTTGTACGGAGACCTTCAGGTAAGACCTCCAGTGGGAACAGATCATTTTGCCTTTCTGGATATCACGAGCCTGGAAGAGCTTCATGATTTTCAGGCTGATCATATTCTGCTTTTTGATGAAAGGAAAATTCGAACGGATGTACGCAAGCATCGTTTGAAAGGAAATGTACATCGAGCTGGGGTATATCCTTGGCTGCATTATTCCGCACTCGGTCATGAGCAGGCCATATCAGAGGCGCTCACGCATCTTGCTGCAGAGTCACAGGAATGTACAAAAAAGGAATCAGGTTCTTCAATTTTCTTACGTCCACAAGTTTGTGATAATGATTGA
- a CDS encoding nitroreductase, whose product MGSSLYPIAQAIRDRRTIKKFKPDPIPLELIRELLDVAVWAPNHGLREPWRFVLYMEEGKRVVVDAILQNAMKKRDPELLLRVPAYLLVIVNEDSRQREREEDYAAACTLIQNFQLAAWERGLGVVWKTEPFTYQAGFLQAVGVRAEEKLVGMLQLGFPEVIPEARARTAASDKLTVIHSNVALEDKKGNVTVTADH is encoded by the coding sequence ATGGGATCATCATTGTATCCGATTGCACAAGCGATCCGTGACCGCAGAACCATAAAGAAATTCAAGCCAGACCCGATTCCACTGGAATTGATTCGTGAGTTACTGGATGTAGCTGTTTGGGCACCTAACCACGGACTACGCGAGCCTTGGCGATTCGTCCTTTATATGGAAGAAGGGAAGCGGGTTGTCGTCGATGCCATTCTTCAAAACGCCATGAAAAAAAGAGATCCGGAATTGCTTTTACGCGTCCCGGCATATCTTTTGGTTATTGTAAATGAAGACTCTCGGCAAAGAGAACGGGAAGAGGATTATGCGGCAGCCTGCACTTTGATTCAAAACTTTCAGCTAGCGGCGTGGGAGCGGGGATTGGGCGTCGTTTGGAAAACGGAACCGTTCACGTATCAAGCAGGATTTTTGCAAGCGGTAGGGGTACGTGCGGAGGAAAAACTCGTCGGAATGCTTCAGCTTGGCTTTCCGGAGGTCATCCCGGAAGCAAGAGCGAGAACGGCTGCAAGCGACAAGCTGACCGTGATTCATTCGAACGTTGCTCTGGAGGATAAGAAGGGAAATGTCACTGTCACAGCCGATCACTAA
- a CDS encoding iron ABC transporter permease, with protein sequence MSLSQPITKNASLRTRPWMATVLIVAGICAILFGLGSSIITGVANISFATVWNSIFHYDSSNEHHVIIQTLRMPRALAGALVGAAFAVAGAIMQGVTRNPIADTGLMGINAGAGFVLVLVFAFAPGLPFESIILFSFVGAGLGVGLVYGLAYFSKNGLTPLRLALAGAVVSSIISGISQAISLLFQINYDLAFWSAGGISTAEWFQVSVMMPWIVGGIIVAMILSRSITILSLGEEIAAGLGQKTRLVKGLAAAVVMVLAGASVSTVGGVGFVGLVVPHIVRFLVGVDYRWIIPCSAVMGGVLVVFADIGAKMIAMPYETPLGAIIAVIGVPFFLYLARKERREW encoded by the coding sequence ATGTCACTGTCACAGCCGATCACTAAAAATGCTTCGCTTCGAACCAGGCCGTGGATGGCGACCGTGTTGATTGTTGCGGGGATTTGCGCCATCTTGTTCGGGCTAGGTTCATCCATTATCACGGGAGTGGCGAACATCTCGTTTGCCACCGTATGGAACTCGATTTTTCACTATGATTCTAGCAACGAGCATCATGTCATTATTCAAACACTGCGAATGCCGCGTGCCTTGGCAGGAGCGCTAGTAGGAGCTGCTTTTGCCGTAGCGGGAGCCATCATGCAAGGAGTCACGAGAAATCCGATTGCCGATACGGGCTTGATGGGCATTAATGCAGGGGCTGGATTCGTGCTCGTACTCGTTTTTGCTTTTGCACCAGGACTCCCTTTTGAGTCTATTATTCTCTTTTCTTTTGTTGGAGCGGGTCTGGGGGTAGGGCTTGTTTATGGACTGGCCTATTTTTCCAAAAACGGTTTGACACCTTTACGGCTCGCGTTGGCGGGGGCAGTCGTCAGCTCGATCATATCAGGGATTAGTCAGGCGATATCCCTCCTCTTTCAGATCAACTACGATCTGGCATTCTGGTCAGCAGGGGGGATATCTACAGCAGAGTGGTTTCAAGTATCCGTCATGATGCCATGGATTGTGGGAGGAATCATTGTGGCCATGATTCTTTCTCGCTCCATTACCATTTTGAGTCTGGGAGAAGAGATCGCAGCGGGACTCGGACAAAAGACCAGGCTCGTGAAGGGCTTGGCGGCGGCTGTCGTCATGGTGCTGGCAGGTGCTTCGGTCTCAACAGTTGGCGGAGTTGGGTTTGTCGGTCTCGTCGTCCCGCATATCGTCCGTTTTCTGGTCGGGGTTGATTACCGCTGGATTATTCCTTGTTCGGCAGTCATGGGAGGCGTTTTGGTTGTTTTTGCAGACATCGGAGCCAAAATGATAGCGATGCCCTACGAGACACCGCTTGGCGCTATTATCGCTGTCATCGGAGTCCCTTTCTTCCTGTACCTGGCACGTAAGGAAAGGAGGGAGTGGTAG
- a CDS encoding iron ABC transporter permease, translating into MDIDLFSQKRKSRSVRMILLFAVLLLVGFVLSLNTGPYSIGPFEVLQTLLGEGSKKQNLVLFELRLPRMVIAVMIGAGLAVSGAILQGISRNGLSDPGILGISSGAGLAVLLFVSLYPATNMAPPFLMPFLALIGATATAAIIYLLAYKKGHGISPTRLLLTGIAVGAGLSAISIILTLQLNPRNLEFVVTWQMGSLWGSNWKFVLALLPWMVILLPYVYRKASVLNLLSMNEQIAASLGVSLQRERLALMAGAVGLAASSVATGGGIGFIGLLGPHIARRLVGPQHQYMLPITALVGSLLVLAGDTIGRSIMPATEVPAGIVISLIGGPYFLYLLIRTKG; encoded by the coding sequence GTGGACATCGATCTATTTTCCCAAAAAAGAAAAAGTCGTAGTGTCCGAATGATCCTCCTTTTCGCGGTACTTTTGCTTGTCGGATTTGTCCTGAGCTTGAACACGGGACCGTACAGCATTGGGCCCTTCGAGGTGTTGCAGACGTTGCTGGGGGAGGGCTCGAAAAAGCAGAATCTCGTGCTGTTTGAGCTGCGACTTCCTCGGATGGTGATTGCGGTCATGATTGGGGCTGGGCTTGCTGTATCGGGAGCGATTCTGCAAGGAATCTCTCGCAATGGTCTGTCTGACCCCGGCATTCTTGGAATCAGTTCGGGTGCTGGACTGGCCGTATTGTTGTTCGTCTCTCTATATCCCGCGACGAACATGGCTCCGCCTTTTTTGATGCCGTTTCTCGCACTCATCGGTGCCACTGCCACTGCAGCCATCATATATCTGCTTGCATACAAGAAGGGGCATGGCATATCTCCTACTCGTCTCCTGCTTACAGGGATTGCAGTTGGGGCGGGGCTTAGTGCCATCAGTATTATTTTGACGCTTCAGTTGAATCCGCGAAACCTCGAGTTTGTCGTCACTTGGCAAATGGGATCGTTGTGGGGTTCCAATTGGAAGTTCGTGCTGGCACTTTTGCCGTGGATGGTGATCCTGTTGCCGTACGTGTATCGGAAGGCAAGTGTGCTGAACCTGCTCAGTATGAACGAACAGATTGCAGCAAGCCTGGGCGTATCTCTTCAACGGGAGCGACTGGCCTTGATGGCGGGAGCGGTTGGTCTGGCTGCGTCGAGTGTAGCGACAGGCGGAGGGATAGGGTTTATCGGCTTGCTTGGCCCGCATATCGCGCGCAGATTGGTCGGACCCCAGCATCAATACATGCTGCCCATTACGGCGCTCGTCGGTTCCTTGCTCGTATTGGCCGGGGATACGATAGGGCGAAGCATCATGCCGGCTACAGAAGTACCAGCGGGTATTGTTATTTCCCTCATTGGGGGGCCTTATTTTCTGTATTTGTTGATCCGGACAAAAGGGTAA
- a CDS encoding ABC transporter substrate-binding protein, protein MKKKLSSILSVIIATAVVAGCGAGQATTDTNANNKTQTVEVGASQPDTKGTGEPVYPRTIKHTMGEVTLEKKPDRVASVDIMGTDYLLVLDFAPIVSEGFESTKSKSPIFAKYAEGKTVKDLGGKTNLETLLEMDPEVIVMTSTGKGSRFEEFNKMADSIVIDFSVDAPTRLMKIAEVIGKEEKAKQVLADFDKLKNEAKAAADKHKGETALFLVSNGKDFTVMHPKNFPIYYGDVGLTPIAGLPEDGKIGGRIGIEALSELAPDHIFIAENRRSAKAEEPEGLIHIWKDHPVWKNLKAVKNNQVYTMDTLAGDTFFLGEIAGLEAIKNNLGK, encoded by the coding sequence ATGAAAAAGAAATTATCAAGCATTCTGTCCGTAATCATAGCCACAGCCGTCGTGGCGGGGTGCGGAGCAGGACAGGCGACTACAGACACAAACGCTAACAATAAAACGCAAACGGTTGAGGTAGGAGCATCCCAACCCGATACAAAAGGGACAGGAGAGCCTGTGTATCCTCGAACCATCAAGCATACGATGGGGGAAGTCACACTAGAGAAAAAGCCGGATCGCGTCGCTTCTGTCGATATCATGGGAACGGATTACCTCCTCGTGCTAGATTTTGCTCCGATTGTATCAGAAGGCTTTGAGTCGACGAAAAGTAAGTCACCGATTTTTGCGAAGTATGCAGAAGGGAAAACGGTGAAGGATCTGGGTGGAAAAACGAATTTGGAGACTTTGTTGGAGATGGACCCAGAGGTTATTGTCATGACAAGCACGGGAAAAGGCTCCAGATTTGAGGAATTCAACAAAATGGCTGATTCCATCGTCATTGATTTCTCAGTAGATGCACCCACCCGCCTCATGAAAATAGCTGAAGTGATTGGCAAAGAAGAAAAGGCGAAGCAAGTTTTGGCCGATTTTGATAAGCTGAAAAACGAAGCAAAAGCAGCAGCAGACAAACATAAAGGTGAAACGGCGCTATTCCTCGTTTCCAATGGGAAGGATTTTACGGTGATGCATCCCAAAAACTTCCCGATCTACTATGGGGATGTGGGACTAACACCGATAGCAGGATTGCCCGAGGACGGCAAGATTGGGGGGCGTATCGGAATCGAGGCGTTGAGTGAGCTCGCTCCCGATCATATCTTTATTGCTGAGAACCGCCGTTCGGCAAAAGCAGAGGAGCCGGAAGGGTTGATTCATATTTGGAAGGATCATCCTGTCTGGAAAAACCTCAAAGCAGTGAAAAACAACCAGGTTTACACGATGGATACACTCGCAGGCGATACGTTCTTCTTGGGAGAAATCGCTGGATTGGAAGCCATTAAGAACAATCTCGGAAAATAG
- a CDS encoding GrpB family protein, giving the protein MRKMEVRPYEAEWATMFRDETLLLQRIFGDELVEIHHIGSTAVPGLSAKPIIDILPVVRDISRVDDYNSEMLVHGYEPRGEFGIAGRRYFPKGGDERTHHVHMYQVGHPAIHRHLAFRDYLRAHPDEAKHYGDVKAEVAKRFPYDSGGYVKGKDSLAKALEQKALVWKYSQNEQ; this is encoded by the coding sequence ATGCGAAAAATGGAAGTACGCCCTTACGAAGCTGAGTGGGCGACAATGTTTAGAGACGAGACATTGTTGTTGCAAAGGATTTTCGGTGACGAACTCGTCGAGATCCATCACATCGGCAGCACTGCCGTACCTGGACTCTCAGCAAAGCCCATAATCGACATCTTGCCAGTGGTTCGGGATATCTCGCGCGTGGATGATTACAACAGCGAGATGCTGGTACATGGTTACGAACCTCGTGGAGAGTTCGGGATTGCAGGAAGGCGGTATTTTCCAAAGGGCGGTGACGAACGTACCCATCATGTCCACATGTATCAGGTAGGACATCCAGCTATTCACCGCCATCTGGCTTTTCGCGACTACCTGCGTGCTCATCCTGATGAGGCCAAGCATTACGGCGATGTGAAGGCAGAGGTAGCCAAACGATTCCCCTATGATTCTGGCGGTTATGTAAAAGGGAAAGATTCACTTGCAAAAGCACTGGAGCAAAAGGCGCTTGTATGGAAATATTCTCAGAATGAGCAGTAG